A region of the Dyadobacter sp. CECT 9275 genome:
ATTACTACACGCATTAATCTTTACTACATTGAAAACACATACTCTCAGCGTGGTTCAAATAATCCCTACCTTAAACAAAGGAGGTGCCGAACGATTCGTTGTCGACCTTTGCAATGAGTTGTCCTTACAAAAGGGAAAAGACATATACCTAGTTTCTTTGTGGGCAAACGAGGCTGATACCACCTTTCTTCACGAGCTAAAGAAAGATGTCCACTACATTACCTTTTCTCAAAAGGGACCTGCTGATCTATCCGTTTTATACCGTTTAAATAAATGGTTACTTACCTTGAAACCGGATATTGTTCACACTCATATGAGTGCTTTCGAATATATTTTCCCCTATAGAACATTATCAAAGTCCACCTCTTTTTTTCATACCATACATAGCAAAGCAGAAAAAGAATGCCCCTGGAAAAAGAGAAAAAAATTAAGAAAATATTTTTTTAATAAGAACACCTTGCCCATTGCTGTTTCACAAGATGGATATGAGACGTACAAGTCTTATTATGGTTTGGAAAATGCAGTAGTAATAGAAAATGGACGTCCAGCTATCGGGATAACAGATCTGTTTAATGAAATTAGCTTGAAGTATAAAAATCCAGATGAATATTTATTAGTTCATCTCGGCCGTATTGTTGACGTTA
Encoded here:
- a CDS encoding glycosyltransferase gives rise to the protein MKTHTLSVVQIIPTLNKGGAERFVVDLCNELSLQKGKDIYLVSLWANEADTTFLHELKKDVHYITFSQKGPADLSVLYRLNKWLLTLKPDIVHTHMSAFEYIFPYRTLSKSTSFFHTIHSKAEKECPWKKRKKLRKYFFNKNTLPIAVSQDGYETYKSYYGLENAVVIENGRPAIGITDLFNEISLKYKNPDEYLLVHLGRIVDVKNQKLLIEAVQLFNKNSAKKCTLLIIGGIRDEILYQSLLDLCKRDQYIKFLGDKNNVADYLSIADGFCLSSIYEGMPMTIIEAFSVGCIPISTPVGGIPEMITHSVTGFLSKDLQVKSYYMAINECLSSESKESIKDNCLQEYFTRYSIKICGDKHWKLYSL